Proteins encoded in a region of the Cyanobacteria bacterium QS_8_64_29 genome:
- a CDS encoding protochlorophyllide oxidoreductase has product MSETDFHETLHWTPQARAKLKNVPFFARAQARKRIEQLARASEDGTVTVELVERARAESGQ; this is encoded by the coding sequence ATGAGCGAAACGGACTTCCACGAGACGCTGCATTGGACCCCCCAAGCCCGGGCTAAGCTCAAAAACGTCCCCTTTTTCGCTCGCGCGCAGGCTCGCAAGCGCATCGAGCAGCTAGCTCGGGCTAGCGAAGACGGAACAGTGACGGTCGAGCTGGTCGAGCGCGCTCGGGCCGAATCCGGTCAATAG
- a CDS encoding 2-octaprenyl-6-methoxyphenyl hydroxylase (Oxygenase that introduces the hydroxyl group at carbon four of 2-octaprenyl-6-methoxyphenol resulting in the formation of 2-octaprenyl-6-methoxy-1,4-benzoquinone) encodes MSQQTAAEAALERASHPDAECDVAIVGGGVVGATLAAALANAGFEVAIIEARSLAQALAGAQAYVLSYLSSCILQNIGIWERLHPQIAAFRCIHLSDAHRANSVRFRPQDLGRPAEALGYVAEHRPLLGELQAALKASPRVQWWAPARATAISRGQGSVGLELACERDRYRLRARLLVGADGARSRIRQQAGIGTWGWAYWQSCVAAIVQPERPPHGTAFESFWPSGPMGMLPLPGNRYQVIWTAPHPQARALHAASARAFAATLEQRAGRTLGRVSLAGERGLFPLQLMQSERYAGDRVALVGDAAHRCHPVGGQGLNLGIRDAAALAQVLQGARQAGDDIGDRSVLARYERWRQRENRTILGATDLLDRLFSNEWLPAVATRQLGLQALHQLAPVRAQALQLMAGLNGELPQLARSPHP; translated from the coding sequence TTGAGCCAGCAGACCGCTGCTGAGGCGGCCTTGGAGCGGGCAAGCCACCCGGATGCTGAGTGCGATGTCGCCATCGTCGGCGGTGGCGTTGTTGGAGCAACGCTGGCAGCCGCGCTCGCCAATGCGGGCTTTGAGGTCGCCATTATTGAGGCGCGATCGCTGGCCCAGGCCCTGGCAGGGGCCCAAGCTTACGTCCTGTCGTATCTCTCCAGCTGCATCCTGCAAAACATCGGCATTTGGGAGCGGCTGCATCCCCAGATTGCCGCCTTTCGGTGCATTCACCTCAGCGACGCCCACCGCGCCAACAGCGTTCGCTTCCGGCCGCAGGATTTAGGGCGGCCCGCCGAGGCACTGGGGTACGTGGCCGAACACCGCCCCCTATTGGGCGAGCTGCAGGCAGCCCTCAAAGCCTCGCCGCGCGTGCAGTGGTGGGCGCCGGCGCGCGCCACTGCCATCTCGCGCGGGCAAGGCTCTGTCGGGTTGGAGCTAGCATGCGAGCGTGATCGCTACCGCTTGCGGGCGCGCTTGCTGGTTGGGGCGGATGGGGCGCGCTCGCGCATCCGCCAGCAAGCTGGCATCGGGACGTGGGGCTGGGCCTACTGGCAATCCTGCGTTGCCGCCATCGTGCAGCCCGAGCGCCCCCCGCACGGGACAGCCTTTGAGAGCTTTTGGCCCAGCGGCCCCATGGGAATGCTGCCGCTGCCGGGCAACCGCTACCAAGTCATCTGGACGGCGCCGCACCCCCAGGCCCGCGCCCTGCACGCGGCCAGCGCTCGCGCGTTTGCAGCAACGCTGGAGCAGCGAGCCGGCCGGACCCTGGGCCGTGTCTCGCTGGCGGGCGAGCGCGGGCTGTTTCCGCTGCAGCTGATGCAGAGCGAGCGTTACGCCGGCGATCGCGTGGCCCTGGTGGGCGACGCCGCGCACCGCTGCCATCCGGTCGGCGGCCAGGGCCTGAATCTGGGCATCCGCGATGCAGCGGCGCTGGCACAAGTCCTGCAGGGCGCCCGCCAAGCGGGGGATGACATCGGCGATCGCTCGGTGCTGGCGCGCTACGAGCGCTGGCGCCAGCGCGAGAACCGCACCATCCTGGGCGCCACCGACCTGCTCGATCGACTGTTTTCCAACGAGTGGCTGCCGGCTGTCGCTACGCGGCAACTGGGCCTGCAGGCGCTGCACCAGCTGGCCCCGGTCCGAGCGCAGGCGCTGCAGCTCATGGCCGGGCTCAACGGCGAGCTGCCGCAATTGGCCCGCTCACCCCATCCCTAG
- a CDS encoding GuaB3 family IMP dehydrogenase-related protein, whose protein sequence is MNAGEGIAIGRGKQARRAYGIDEIALVPGRRTLDASLADTRWQVGELERQIPIVASAMDSVVDGRMATLLSQHGALGVLNLEGVQTRYEQPEAVLARIASVDNSEFVGLMQELYAQPVMPELIERRIAEIKAAGGLAAVSVTPAGAIRFGETIARAGADLTFVQATVVSTAHLAAEAVEPLDLAAFCQQMPMPVVVGNCVTYEVARELMQAGAAGIAVGIGPGAACTSRGVLGVGVPQATAIADCAAAREDHYRETGNQVTVLADGGLVTGGDIAKCLACGADAVMIGSPLARAAEAPGQGFHWGMATPSPVLPRGTRVRVGTTGSLAHILVGPAQLDDGTHNLHGAIATSMGTLGAKDLRDMQQVEVAIAHALLTEGKVYQQAQQLGMG, encoded by the coding sequence ATGAACGCAGGCGAGGGCATTGCAATCGGTCGCGGCAAGCAGGCGCGCCGCGCCTACGGCATCGATGAGATCGCGCTGGTGCCGGGCAGGCGCACGCTCGATGCCAGCCTGGCCGACACGCGCTGGCAGGTTGGCGAGCTCGAGCGCCAAATTCCCATTGTTGCCAGCGCAATGGATAGCGTAGTTGATGGGCGCATGGCGACTCTGCTGTCGCAGCATGGGGCCCTGGGCGTGCTCAACCTAGAGGGCGTCCAAACGCGCTACGAGCAACCTGAGGCAGTCCTGGCGCGCATCGCCTCGGTCGATAACTCAGAGTTCGTCGGGCTCATGCAGGAGCTGTACGCGCAGCCTGTGATGCCCGAGCTGATCGAGCGCCGCATTGCCGAGATTAAAGCGGCAGGCGGTTTAGCTGCCGTGAGCGTAACTCCCGCTGGGGCAATCCGGTTCGGTGAGACCATTGCGCGGGCCGGCGCCGATCTGACCTTCGTCCAAGCAACGGTAGTCTCGACCGCCCACTTGGCGGCGGAAGCGGTGGAGCCGCTCGATCTGGCCGCCTTTTGCCAGCAAATGCCCATGCCGGTGGTAGTGGGCAACTGCGTCACCTACGAGGTCGCGCGTGAGCTCATGCAAGCCGGTGCTGCCGGCATTGCGGTGGGCATCGGGCCGGGTGCCGCTTGCACTTCGCGCGGCGTGTTGGGGGTGGGCGTGCCGCAAGCAACCGCGATCGCCGACTGCGCGGCCGCCCGCGAAGACCACTACCGCGAAACGGGCAATCAGGTCACTGTGCTGGCCGATGGCGGGTTGGTGACTGGCGGCGACATCGCCAAGTGCCTTGCCTGCGGCGCGGACGCGGTCATGATCGGCTCGCCCTTGGCGCGGGCCGCCGAGGCCCCCGGTCAAGGCTTTCACTGGGGCATGGCCACGCCCAGCCCGGTCTTGCCGCGCGGGACGCGCGTGCGCGTGGGCACCACGGGCTCGCTAGCGCACATTCTGGTGGGGCCGGCGCAGCTCGATGACGGCACGCACAACCTGCACGGCGCGATCGCGACGAGCATGGGCACCCTGGGGGCCAAAGACTTGCGCGACATGCAGCAGGTGGAGGTTGCCATTGCCCACGCCTTGCTCACCGAAGGCAAAGTCTACCAGCAAGCCCAACAGCTAGGGATGGGGTGA
- a CDS encoding single-stranded DNA-binding protein, whose translation MVESNERNAAASESRPSGSEEAREVEVTDDLDALLDSLPPQLQAQLRQHSARDRLIEVVMDLGRPPEARFEGGEVEALSEAPVSQADLQYCSDRVGMFTGDNRAGIERTLHRISAIRNRSGEIVGLTCRIGRAVFGTIATIRDLVETGRSLLMLGRPGVGKTTALREIARVLADDLGKRVVIIDTSNEIAGDGDIPHPAIGRARRMQVPRPEQQHQVMIEAVENHMPEVIVIDEIGTEPEALAARTIAERGVQLVGTAHGNHLENLIKNPTLSDLIGGIESVTLSDEESKRRGSQKAVLERKAPPTFEIAIEMLERQRWVVHQDVADTVDRLLRGRDPEPQVRALNERGHPVITRELPQQSQTPFGGDPKSDPVPERPTGLRATGRMQPVPQAGTPSRPDFEQLLAQSDPAAVGEREPAAGPNGEDTSVCVYPYSISRNQIERVLEVLELPVVLTKDAGSADAILALRSQVKNHAKIRQIAKNRDLPIYTVKSNSSSQIARALRRLTHADDAQVPESTDLRLFSQSGSDDEIEALEEARLAVEQIVLPKGQPVELLPRSAKIRRMQHELAEHYRLSSDSYGDDPHRRLRIYPA comes from the coding sequence ATGGTTGAGTCCAACGAGCGCAACGCTGCCGCTAGCGAATCGCGTCCATCGGGGAGCGAGGAGGCTCGGGAGGTCGAGGTTACCGACGATCTCGATGCCTTGCTCGATAGCCTGCCGCCGCAGCTGCAAGCTCAGCTGCGGCAGCACAGTGCCCGTGATCGCCTAATCGAGGTGGTCATGGATCTGGGGCGCCCGCCCGAGGCTCGCTTTGAGGGCGGCGAGGTCGAGGCTTTGAGCGAGGCCCCCGTCTCGCAGGCCGACTTGCAGTACTGCAGCGATCGCGTGGGCATGTTCACCGGCGACAACCGGGCCGGCATCGAGCGCACGCTCCACCGCATCAGCGCCATTCGCAATCGTTCGGGGGAGATTGTGGGGCTAACGTGCCGGATCGGTCGGGCGGTGTTCGGCACCATCGCCACCATCCGCGATCTGGTCGAGACGGGCCGCTCGCTGCTGATGCTGGGGCGCCCGGGCGTGGGCAAAACCACCGCCTTGCGCGAGATCGCGCGCGTTTTGGCCGACGATCTGGGCAAGCGCGTGGTCATCATCGACACCTCCAACGAAATCGCCGGCGATGGCGACATCCCCCATCCCGCCATCGGCCGCGCCCGGCGGATGCAGGTCCCGCGCCCCGAGCAGCAGCACCAGGTCATGATCGAGGCGGTGGAAAATCACATGCCTGAGGTCATCGTCATCGACGAGATCGGGACCGAGCCGGAAGCGCTAGCGGCCCGAACCATCGCCGAGCGCGGCGTCCAGCTGGTGGGCACCGCCCACGGCAACCACCTGGAGAACCTGATCAAAAACCCCACGCTCTCGGATTTGATCGGCGGGATCGAATCCGTCACGCTCAGCGATGAGGAGTCCAAGCGGCGCGGCTCGCAAAAAGCCGTCCTCGAGCGCAAAGCGCCCCCGACCTTCGAGATCGCCATCGAGATGCTAGAGCGGCAGCGTTGGGTCGTCCACCAAGACGTTGCTGACACCGTTGATCGGCTGCTGCGCGGCCGGGACCCCGAGCCGCAAGTGCGAGCCCTCAACGAGCGCGGCCACCCCGTCATTACGCGCGAGCTGCCGCAACAATCCCAGACCCCGTTCGGGGGCGATCCCAAAAGCGACCCCGTCCCCGAGCGGCCCACGGGCCTGCGGGCGACAGGTCGCATGCAACCGGTGCCCCAGGCAGGCACGCCCAGCCGCCCCGATTTCGAACAGCTGCTGGCCCAATCGGACCCTGCTGCCGTTGGCGAGCGGGAGCCCGCTGCCGGTCCCAACGGGGAAGATACGTCGGTTTGCGTTTATCCCTACAGCATCAGCCGCAATCAAATCGAGCGCGTGCTGGAGGTGCTGGAGCTGCCGGTGGTGCTAACTAAAGATGCCGGCAGTGCCGATGCCATCTTGGCGCTGCGATCGCAGGTCAAAAACCACGCCAAGATCCGCCAAATTGCCAAAAATCGGGATTTGCCCATCTATACGGTCAAATCCAACTCCAGCTCGCAGATTGCGCGGGCGCTGCGGCGATTGACCCATGCCGATGACGCCCAAGTGCCCGAGTCCACCGATTTGCGCTTATTTTCGCAAAGCGGCAGTGACGATGAGATCGAAGCCCTAGAAGAAGCCCGCTTGGCAGTGGAGCAGATCGTCCTGCCCAAGGGACAGCCGGTGGAGTTGCTGCCGCGCTCGGCCAAGATCCGCCGCATGCAGCACGAGCTTGCCGAGCACTACCGGCTCTCCTCCGATAGCTACGGCGACGATCCCCACCGGCGCTTGCGCATCTATCCCGCCTGA
- a CDS encoding 4Fe-4S ferredoxin, whose protein sequence is MTERPQPLQALQQGHWFKLICGASYQHQPAVRSLSLAYALAGADCIDVAADPAAIAAAREGVQAAQRLAPTGQPRPWLMVSLNDGDDPHFRKAEFDVTACPPACPQPCIAACPAEAITFQAQAHGSAGVIAQRCYGCGRCLPVCPSQLIQTRSYQVTPQALSPQLASGEIDAIEIHTQVGREREFRALLSALEPYRHCLKLLAISCPDGPQLLDYLRSLARMVLPAPHALIWQTDGRPMSGDIGVGTARASLKLARKVLAGSLPGYVQLAGGTNQHTVTKLAEAGLLSGSQGNSLPPAAGIAYGSYARSLLSPVLAELEALNQRNLDANRPYVQLEQCPQLCERAVAQAQALVSQLKAAVLPPERLPAELAAASAG, encoded by the coding sequence GTGACCGAACGACCCCAACCGCTGCAGGCTCTGCAACAAGGACACTGGTTCAAGCTCATCTGCGGCGCCAGCTACCAGCACCAGCCGGCCGTTCGCAGCTTGAGCCTGGCGTACGCGCTGGCCGGTGCTGACTGCATCGATGTCGCCGCCGATCCGGCGGCGATTGCGGCAGCCCGCGAAGGGGTGCAAGCCGCCCAGCGGCTAGCACCAACCGGTCAGCCGCGACCTTGGCTCATGGTCAGCCTCAACGACGGCGACGATCCCCACTTTCGCAAAGCCGAGTTCGATGTCACGGCTTGCCCACCTGCCTGCCCGCAGCCCTGCATTGCGGCCTGCCCGGCCGAGGCCATCACCTTCCAGGCACAAGCCCATGGCAGCGCCGGCGTCATCGCGCAGCGCTGCTACGGCTGCGGTCGCTGCCTGCCCGTCTGTCCGAGCCAGCTCATCCAAACGCGCTCGTATCAAGTAACGCCGCAAGCGCTGAGCCCGCAGCTGGCCAGCGGCGAGATCGACGCGATCGAAATCCATACCCAGGTGGGCCGAGAGCGCGAGTTTCGAGCGCTGCTGTCGGCCCTCGAGCCCTACCGCCACTGCCTCAAGCTGCTCGCCATCAGCTGCCCCGATGGCCCGCAGCTGCTTGACTATCTGCGATCGCTGGCCCGGATGGTGCTGCCGGCGCCGCATGCGCTAATTTGGCAAACAGACGGGCGCCCCATGAGTGGCGATATTGGGGTGGGAACGGCGCGTGCCTCGCTCAAGCTAGCCCGCAAGGTGCTGGCCGGCTCGCTGCCTGGCTACGTTCAGCTGGCAGGCGGAACGAACCAGCACACCGTTACCAAATTAGCCGAAGCAGGGTTGTTGAGCGGATCCCAGGGGAACTCGCTACCGCCAGCTGCTGGCATTGCCTACGGCAGTTACGCGCGCTCGCTTCTATCGCCCGTGCTGGCAGAACTCGAGGCCCTCAACCAGCGCAACCTTGATGCCAACCGCCCTTATGTGCAGCTCGAGCAGTGCCCGCAACTGTGCGAGCGAGCCGTCGCGCAGGCCCAAGCATTGGTGTCGCAGCTCAAAGCAGCCGTTTTGCCCCCCGAGCGCCTGCCGGCTGAGCTGGCAGCCGCTTCGGCGGGCTGA
- a CDS encoding NAD(P)H-quinone oxidoreductase has protein sequence MPLLTAGKAFLRDLEREGTLGVYTPLEGGYEGRYQRRLRAAGYHSLHLSAKSLGDLPSYLTDTHGVRPPFLGKKNIGREAAVGDIYYVPPIVQTQLDALPANSKGLLLWLIEGFILSRLEWDYLCKLPQREPRVRVVVEIGGDRAFRWVPLREQLAAPAS, from the coding sequence ATGCCACTACTGACAGCGGGGAAAGCGTTCCTGCGGGACCTCGAGCGCGAAGGAACCTTGGGGGTTTATACGCCCCTCGAGGGCGGTTATGAGGGACGCTACCAGCGGCGCCTGCGCGCCGCCGGCTACCACAGCCTGCACCTGAGCGCTAAGAGCTTGGGCGATTTACCCAGCTACTTAACCGACACCCACGGCGTCCGTCCGCCCTTTCTGGGCAAAAAGAACATCGGCCGCGAGGCTGCAGTGGGCGATATTTACTACGTTCCGCCCATCGTGCAAACGCAGCTGGATGCCCTGCCCGCTAACAGCAAAGGACTGCTGCTGTGGCTGATCGAGGGTTTCATTCTGTCGCGGCTGGAATGGGACTACCTCTGCAAGCTGCCGCAACGGGAGCCCCGCGTTCGAGTTGTGGTCGAAATTGGCGGCGATCGCGCTTTTCGCTGGGTGCCGCTGCGCGAGCAGCTCGCTGCCCCGGCGAGCTAG
- a CDS encoding 50S ribosomal protein L3: protein MSVGLLGEKLGMTQIFESEQGTAIPVTAIQAGPCTVTQIKTEASDGYNAIQLGYGETKPKALTRPESGHLQKSGAPPLRHLKEYRTAQAEGFELGQQLTAERFEAGQTVDVKGISIGRGFAGYQKRHNFSRGSKTHGSKNYRHPGAIGPGSTPGRVYPGSRMAGRMGGKPVTVRKLKIVRVDPERNLLLVKGAVPGKLGGVLSIAPSNIVGGVSADA from the coding sequence ATGTCTGTGGGGCTTTTGGGCGAAAAACTCGGCATGACCCAAATTTTCGAATCAGAGCAGGGAACGGCCATCCCCGTAACCGCCATTCAGGCCGGGCCCTGTACGGTGACCCAAATCAAAACCGAGGCCAGCGATGGCTACAACGCCATTCAGCTGGGCTACGGCGAGACCAAGCCCAAGGCATTGACCCGGCCCGAGAGCGGTCACCTGCAAAAGTCGGGGGCACCGCCGCTGCGCCATCTGAAAGAGTATCGGACTGCGCAGGCCGAGGGGTTTGAGCTGGGCCAGCAGCTCACGGCCGAGCGCTTCGAGGCGGGCCAAACCGTTGATGTTAAAGGCATCAGTATCGGGCGCGGCTTTGCCGGTTACCAGAAGCGGCACAATTTCAGCCGCGGCTCCAAAACCCACGGCTCCAAAAACTACCGGCATCCGGGCGCCATCGGACCGGGGTCTACTCCCGGACGCGTTTATCCGGGCTCGCGCATGGCGGGCCGCATGGGGGGCAAACCCGTCACCGTGCGCAAGCTCAAAATCGTGCGCGTGGACCCGGAGCGCAACCTGCTGTTAGTCAAAGGCGCGGTACCGGGCAAGCTCGGGGGCGTGCTCAGCATTGCGCCCAGCAACATTGTCGGCGGCGTTAGCGCCGACGCATAG
- a CDS encoding 50S ribosomal protein L4, translating into MVDCAVKNWEGEAVGTASLELKVAPAGTASHIVHRALVRQRTNARQGTASAKTRSEVRGGGRKPWRQKGTGRARAGSMRSPLRKGGGVIFPPKPRNFALKMNRKELRLALRTALQSRSDELTVVQDFSEQLPQPKTQTLVAALQRWGLDPQAKILMLLPQIPQPLYLSARNVPNLKLLRADALNVYDLLDADSLVATPEALATIQEVYQ; encoded by the coding sequence ATGGTCGATTGTGCGGTCAAAAATTGGGAGGGAGAAGCCGTCGGGACAGCCTCGCTCGAGCTGAAGGTGGCTCCAGCCGGAACGGCTTCGCACATCGTCCACCGGGCGCTGGTCCGGCAGCGCACCAACGCTCGCCAGGGCACGGCCTCGGCCAAAACCCGCTCTGAAGTCCGGGGCGGCGGCCGCAAGCCCTGGCGGCAGAAAGGAACGGGGCGTGCGCGCGCCGGCTCGATGCGATCGCCGCTGCGCAAAGGTGGCGGGGTCATCTTTCCGCCCAAGCCGCGGAATTTTGCGCTCAAAATGAATCGCAAGGAGCTGCGGCTGGCGCTGCGGACGGCCCTGCAGAGCCGCAGCGACGAGCTGACGGTCGTCCAAGACTTTAGCGAGCAGCTGCCGCAACCCAAGACCCAAACCTTGGTTGCGGCCCTCCAGCGCTGGGGCCTGGATCCCCAGGCCAAAATCTTGATGCTGCTGCCCCAGATCCCGCAGCCGCTTTATCTATCGGCGCGCAACGTCCCCAACCTCAAACTGCTGCGGGCCGATGCCCTCAATGTCTACGACCTGCTCGATGCCGACAGCCTCGTGGCCACCCCCGAAGCGCTGGCAACGATTCAGGAGGTCTATCAATGA
- a CDS encoding 50S ribosomal protein L23 has translation MTESDARNLIDLVRQPIVTEKAMLQLEDNKYVFDVARSATKPQIRAAIERLFAVSVIKVNTQRPPRKKRRVGRYAGYKPQYKRAIVTLAAGDAIQLFPEV, from the coding sequence ATGACCGAATCCGATGCCCGCAACCTCATCGACCTGGTGCGGCAGCCCATCGTGACCGAAAAAGCGATGCTGCAGCTCGAGGACAACAAGTACGTCTTCGATGTCGCTCGCTCGGCAACCAAGCCCCAGATTCGGGCAGCGATCGAGCGCTTGTTCGCTGTCTCGGTCATTAAGGTCAATACGCAGCGCCCGCCGCGCAAAAAACGCCGGGTGGGTCGCTACGCCGGCTACAAGCCGCAGTACAAGCGCGCAATCGTCACCTTGGCTGCCGGCGACGCCATCCAGCTCTTTCCCGAGGTTTGA
- the rplB gene encoding 50S ribosomal protein L2, whose product MGTRSYRPHTPGTRHAVVPDFAEIERKKPEKSLTKYKHRRQGRNNRGVITSRRRGSGHKRRYRYIDFRRDKHDIPGTIQAIEYDPNRNARIALVVYRDGDKRYILAPAGVQVGRTIMAGPQAPLEDGNALPLSQIPMGTDVHNVELYPGRGGQMVRAAGAAARVVAKEGDYVTLDLPSREMRMVRQECCATLGRVGNIEHRNLNRGQAGRSRHLGRRPVVRGSVMNPVDHPHGGGEGRAPIGREHPVTPWGKPTVGSKTRKKKPSDALIVRRRRGRRRG is encoded by the coding sequence ATGGGTACTCGCTCCTATCGCCCCCACACCCCCGGCACCCGCCACGCGGTCGTCCCCGACTTTGCCGAGATCGAGCGCAAAAAGCCGGAGAAATCGCTCACCAAGTACAAGCACCGCCGCCAGGGGCGCAACAACCGCGGCGTCATCACCAGCCGCCGCCGCGGCAGCGGCCACAAGCGCCGCTACCGCTACATCGACTTTCGGCGCGACAAGCACGACATCCCCGGCACCATCCAAGCGATCGAGTACGACCCCAACCGCAACGCCCGCATTGCGCTGGTGGTGTATCGGGATGGCGACAAGCGCTACATCTTGGCGCCGGCCGGGGTCCAGGTGGGCCGCACCATCATGGCCGGCCCCCAAGCACCGCTCGAGGATGGCAACGCCCTGCCGCTGAGCCAAATCCCCATGGGGACCGACGTTCACAACGTCGAGCTCTACCCTGGTCGGGGCGGACAGATGGTGCGCGCCGCTGGGGCGGCAGCGCGCGTCGTTGCCAAAGAGGGCGACTACGTTACCCTCGATCTGCCCTCGCGCGAGATGCGCATGGTGCGCCAGGAGTGCTGCGCCACGCTCGGGCGCGTGGGCAACATCGAGCACCGCAACCTCAACCGCGGCCAAGCCGGGCGATCGCGGCATCTGGGGCGGCGTCCGGTCGTGCGCGGTAGCGTCATGAATCCGGTCGACCACCCCCACGGTGGTGGGGAAGGTCGGGCCCCCATCGGGCGCGAACATCCGGTTACCCCTTGGGGCAAGCCCACTGTGGGCTCCAAAACCCGCAAAAAGAAACCCAGCGATGCGCTCATCGTGCGCCGCCGGCGCGGGCGGCGGCGCGGCTAG
- a CDS encoding 30S ribosomal protein S19 — translation MPRSLKKGPFVDDGLLTKIERLNANEQQQVIKTWSRASTVLPQMVGHTIAVHNGRQHVPIFITDQMVGHKLGEFAPTRTFRGHAKDDRKGRR, via the coding sequence ATGCCTCGTTCGCTCAAAAAAGGACCCTTCGTTGACGACGGCCTGCTGACCAAAATCGAGCGGCTCAACGCCAACGAACAGCAGCAAGTCATCAAGACCTGGTCGCGGGCCTCGACCGTGCTGCCGCAGATGGTGGGGCATACCATCGCGGTTCACAACGGCCGCCAGCACGTCCCCATCTTCATCACCGATCAGATGGTGGGGCACAAGCTGGGCGAGTTCGCCCCCACCCGCACGTTCCGCGGCCACGCCAAAGACGATCGCAAAGGGCGCCGCTAG
- a CDS encoding 50S ribosomal protein L22, with amino-acid sequence MAAETATEVKATARYIRMSPHKVRRVLDQIRGRSYRESLIVLEFMPYRACDPVLKVLRSAAANAEHNAGWDRAQLTVTQAYANEGPILKRYRPRAQGRAYQIKKPTCHITVALAQPEGST; translated from the coding sequence ATGGCGGCAGAGACGGCAACGGAAGTCAAAGCGACCGCACGCTACATCCGCATGTCCCCCCACAAGGTCAGGCGCGTTCTGGACCAGATCCGCGGTCGCTCCTACCGCGAGTCGCTGATCGTGTTGGAGTTCATGCCCTATCGGGCCTGCGATCCGGTGCTGAAAGTGCTGCGCTCGGCAGCGGCCAATGCCGAGCACAATGCGGGCTGGGATCGGGCCCAGCTGACCGTCACCCAGGCTTACGCCAACGAAGGGCCCATCCTCAAGCGCTATCGCCCCCGGGCGCAGGGGCGCGCCTACCAAATCAAAAAGCCCACCTGCCACATCACAGTGGCACTCGCCCAACCTGAAGGCAGCACCTGA
- a CDS encoding 30S ribosomal protein S3: MGQKIHPNGFRLGYTKDHLSRWYADARRYPELVREDNAIREYINNQLSNAGISATRIERKAEQIDLEIRTARPGVVVGRGGSGIENLRVGLQGLLGSDRQIRINVVEVPRVDADAVLVAEYVAQQLERRVSFRRVIRQAIQRAQRAEVQGIKLQIAGRLNGSEIARTEWSREGRVPLHTLRADVDYAYRAARTAYGIIGVKVWLFKGEILPDTEPQAPEEAGALPRR, from the coding sequence GTGGGACAAAAAATCCACCCCAACGGCTTTCGCCTCGGCTACACCAAAGATCACCTCTCGCGCTGGTACGCCGATGCCCGGCGCTATCCCGAGCTGGTACGCGAGGATAACGCCATTCGCGAATACATCAACAACCAGCTCAGCAACGCTGGCATCTCGGCAACGCGGATCGAGCGCAAGGCCGAGCAGATCGATCTCGAGATCCGCACGGCCCGGCCCGGGGTGGTCGTCGGCCGCGGCGGCAGCGGCATCGAGAACTTGCGCGTTGGCCTGCAGGGGCTGCTGGGCAGCGATCGCCAGATCCGCATCAACGTCGTTGAGGTGCCGCGCGTGGATGCCGATGCCGTGCTGGTCGCCGAGTACGTGGCGCAGCAGCTGGAGCGGCGCGTATCGTTTCGGCGGGTGATCCGCCAAGCCATCCAGCGCGCTCAGCGCGCCGAGGTGCAAGGCATCAAGCTGCAGATTGCCGGCCGCCTCAATGGCTCCGAGATCGCGCGTACCGAGTGGAGCCGCGAGGGGCGCGTGCCGCTGCATACCCTGCGGGCCGATGTCGACTACGCCTACCGCGCCGCCCGAACCGCCTACGGGATCATCGGCGTCAAGGTCTGGCTGTTCAAAGGCGAGATTCTGCCCGATACCGAACCCCAAGCCCCCGAAGAAGCTGGGGCCCTCCCGCGCCGCTAG
- a CDS encoding 50S ribosomal protein L16: MLSPRRVRYRKKQRGRLKGMAQRGNRVNFGDYGLQATEPAWITARQLEAARRAMNRYFRRGGKIWIRVFPDKPVTMRPAETRMGAGKGNPEYWVAVVKPGRILFEIAGIQHDTAQEAMRLAAQKLPIKTKAISREQEQI, encoded by the coding sequence ATGCTCAGTCCCCGACGCGTTCGATACCGCAAAAAGCAGCGCGGCCGCCTCAAGGGCATGGCCCAGCGCGGCAACCGCGTCAACTTTGGCGACTACGGGCTCCAGGCCACCGAGCCGGCCTGGATTACGGCCCGCCAGCTCGAGGCGGCCCGCCGCGCGATGAACCGCTACTTCCGGCGCGGTGGCAAGATCTGGATCCGGGTATTTCCGGACAAGCCCGTCACCATGCGGCCGGCCGAGACGCGCATGGGGGCTGGCAAGGGCAACCCCGAGTACTGGGTGGCGGTGGTCAAACCCGGCCGCATCCTGTTCGAAATTGCCGGCATCCAGCACGATACGGCCCAAGAGGCCATGCGCTTGGCAGCCCAGAAGCTGCCCATCAAAACCAAAGCCATCTCGCGCGAGCAGGAGCAGATCTAG